The following proteins are co-located in the Sporosarcina pasteurii genome:
- a CDS encoding 3-hydroxyacyl-CoA dehydrogenase family protein, with amino-acid sequence MENITVLGAGVMGHGAAQLFAQAGKNVRIQARRETSLEKAKDMITNSLKIMVEKAMLTENDMNQALARITYKTDLHEAIQDADFILESIPEVLQTKLDTYEIIESAVSKNTIISSNTSTFPLKELTKNAKHPERFIITHFFNPPQIVPIVEIVKVEDTDEAVVETTYDLMKGIGKSPVVLKKEITGFIVNRVQVAMLREAFHLIESGVATAEDIDVAMKGSMGFKWAFCGPMESQDLAGLQTTEAMVGNIMQDLSNTREVPSFLSDMVEHNQHGIRTNQGFYQYDDYGEQAIHTRDDHFLDLLKLMQQKADANKEPVLSSKN; translated from the coding sequence ATGGAGAATATTACAGTACTCGGAGCAGGAGTTATGGGACATGGTGCTGCACAATTATTTGCGCAAGCAGGAAAAAACGTACGTATTCAAGCAAGGCGCGAAACATCACTTGAGAAAGCGAAAGATATGATTACGAACAGCTTGAAGATTATGGTAGAAAAGGCAATGCTCACAGAAAATGATATGAACCAAGCATTGGCACGTATTACTTATAAAACGGATTTACATGAAGCCATTCAGGATGCTGATTTTATTCTCGAATCCATTCCAGAAGTACTTCAAACGAAGTTAGATACTTACGAGATTATTGAAAGCGCTGTCAGCAAAAATACAATTATTTCATCAAACACATCAACTTTTCCGTTAAAAGAGTTAACAAAAAACGCAAAGCATCCAGAAAGATTTATCATTACGCATTTTTTCAATCCACCACAAATCGTACCTATTGTGGAAATTGTAAAAGTCGAAGATACTGATGAAGCAGTCGTTGAAACAACGTATGATTTGATGAAAGGTATCGGAAAGTCTCCTGTTGTACTAAAAAAAGAAATTACAGGATTTATTGTCAACCGTGTTCAAGTTGCGATGTTGCGTGAGGCTTTTCATTTAATCGAGTCTGGAGTTGCAACCGCCGAAGATATTGATGTCGCAATGAAAGGAAGCATGGGCTTTAAATGGGCATTTTGTGGACCGATGGAAAGTCAAGACTTGGCAGGCCTACAAACAACGGAAGCCATGGTCGGAAACATTATGCAAGATTTATCGAATACGAGAGAGGTGCCTTCATTTTTATCGGACATGGTGGAGCATAATCAGCACGGAATTCGAACGAATCAAGGGTTTTATCAATATGATGATTACGGCGAACAAGCCATTCATACGCGAGACGATCATTTCTTAGATTTATTAAAGTTGATGCAGCAAAAAGCGGACGCAAATAAAGAACCCGTTCTATCTTCTAAAAACTAG
- a CDS encoding LysR family transcriptional regulator: MDKVQLETFLTIAKHKSYSKAAELLNVTQPTVTARIKNLEKELVCQLFERVGRQITLTEEGSIFVEYATSILTYMNHSKEVTRSAKYPNVRIGFSPGYSYSFITEVINSVIDIDNLGITIIEGEDSVSLNEQILSGEFDLVFTRNVLSHKPELISEYLFDNRLIAALSKNHPLAEKTTLRLNDLQGQTIIGYRRHTKLWSEIEQKLIGIPNVKRIEVDNNEMLKNLVESGLGIGITPSLGINKHIDTNLVVKKIEGIDNIPNKVYVQYRKNSAIAKPIKKIIYSIINHEMEKTM; this comes from the coding sequence ATGGACAAAGTTCAGTTAGAGACATTTCTAACAATCGCTAAGCACAAAAGTTACTCAAAGGCAGCTGAATTATTAAATGTCACCCAACCTACAGTAACTGCAAGAATTAAAAACTTGGAAAAGGAACTTGTTTGCCAATTGTTTGAAAGAGTGGGCAGACAAATTACATTAACTGAAGAAGGAAGTATTTTCGTAGAATATGCCACAAGTATATTAACCTATATGAATCATTCCAAAGAAGTAACGAGATCAGCTAAATATCCAAATGTCAGGATTGGGTTTTCTCCGGGCTATTCATATTCCTTTATTACAGAGGTTATCAATTCTGTGATTGATATTGATAACTTAGGAATTACTATCATCGAAGGAGAAGACTCGGTTAGTTTAAATGAACAAATTTTGTCTGGTGAATTTGATCTCGTCTTCACAAGAAATGTTTTATCACATAAACCAGAGTTAATCTCTGAATATTTATTCGATAATCGTCTTATCGCAGCACTTAGTAAAAATCATCCACTAGCAGAAAAAACAACACTTAGATTAAATGATTTACAAGGACAAACAATCATCGGGTATCGCCGACATACAAAATTATGGTCTGAAATAGAACAAAAACTTATAGGGATTCCGAACGTGAAGAGGATTGAAGTTGATAATAACGAGATGTTAAAAAACTTAGTTGAAAGCGGCTTAGGTATAGGCATAACCCCTTCCCTTGGAATTAATAAACATATAGATACAAATTTAGTAGTTAAAAAAATCGAAGGCATTGACAACATTCCAAACAAAGTTTATGTACAATACAGGAAAAACTCTGCCATTGCCAAACCTATTAAAAAAATCATTTACTCTATTATTAATCATGAAATGGAAAAAACCATGTGA
- a CDS encoding Rieske 2Fe-2S domain-containing protein, which produces MSKYVIENQEKCEFLVHRSAFTSQEILEKEREEIFSKCWLFIGHETEIPKKGDFKRKKVGGRNLLFTRGSDDVIRVLYNSCPHRGALVCREDEGNTRVFRCFYHAWSFKNDGELVGMPGKDGFADDFNCDGAKNMKQVERLESYRGLMFVNFDENAVSLEEYLGNAKEYIDLVADQSELGMEALNDPQEYSVRANWKLIGENSVDLYHGMPTHKTYFDIKMEQDANAKNVKLEGIGKDLGNGHAVMEYTSPWGRPVARWTPAWDEEDKKEIDEIKQKLVERFGEERADRIANYNRNILIFPNLVINDIMAITLRTYYPVEPGYMEVTGYSLAPVGESEKSRLMRNENFLEFLGPGGFASPDDNEALELCQEGYLNNTGVEWNDISKGMNRMNNGEQPHATDEEQMRSFWRQWNKIISKDVKEKEEALV; this is translated from the coding sequence ATGAGCAAATACGTAATTGAAAATCAGGAAAAGTGCGAGTTTTTAGTTCACCGAAGCGCATTTACGTCACAGGAGATTTTGGAAAAGGAAAGAGAAGAAATTTTTAGCAAGTGCTGGTTGTTTATTGGTCATGAAACTGAAATTCCGAAAAAAGGTGATTTCAAACGTAAAAAGGTAGGCGGCAGAAACCTACTCTTTACACGTGGAAGTGATGATGTGATTAGAGTTTTATATAACTCATGTCCACATCGCGGTGCACTTGTTTGTCGTGAAGATGAAGGAAATACAAGAGTGTTTCGCTGCTTCTACCACGCATGGAGTTTTAAAAACGACGGCGAGTTAGTCGGAATGCCTGGTAAAGATGGTTTCGCGGATGATTTTAACTGTGATGGCGCTAAAAATATGAAACAAGTTGAGCGTCTTGAAAGTTATCGCGGCCTAATGTTTGTCAACTTCGATGAGAATGCTGTTTCTCTTGAGGAGTACCTAGGCAACGCGAAAGAGTATATCGACTTAGTCGCAGATCAATCTGAGCTTGGCATGGAAGCACTTAATGATCCTCAAGAGTATAGTGTACGGGCAAACTGGAAGTTAATTGGAGAAAACAGTGTTGACTTATATCACGGAATGCCGACGCATAAAACTTATTTCGATATCAAAATGGAGCAAGATGCTAACGCTAAAAATGTAAAGCTTGAAGGAATTGGAAAAGATTTAGGGAACGGACATGCGGTAATGGAATACACATCTCCATGGGGTAGGCCGGTTGCTCGTTGGACTCCTGCTTGGGATGAAGAAGATAAAAAAGAAATCGATGAAATTAAACAGAAACTAGTTGAAAGGTTTGGCGAGGAAAGAGCAGACAGAATTGCCAACTACAACCGAAACATCCTCATTTTCCCGAACCTAGTCATTAATGACATCATGGCTATTACACTGCGTACTTATTATCCAGTTGAGCCAGGCTACATGGAAGTAACAGGTTATTCCTTAGCACCAGTTGGAGAAAGTGAGAAGTCCAGATTGATGAGAAACGAAAACTTCCTTGAGTTCTTAGGACCAGGCGGATTTGCATCTCCAGATGACAACGAAGCGCTTGAACTTTGTCAAGAAGGTTACTTGAACAATACTGGGGTCGAATGGAATGACATCTCTAAAGGAATGAACCGCATGAACAATGGCGAGCAGCCGCATGCAACAGATGAGGAGCAAATGCGTAGCTTCTGGAGACAGTGGAATAAAATTATATCGAAAGATGTCAAAGAAAAAGAGGAGGCACTAGTATGA
- a CDS encoding aromatic-ring-hydroxylating dioxygenase subunit beta, with translation MTKTRAEIEAFLYHENELLDEWKLEEWAALFTDTGSYLIPPLKNPTANPATSLFYVHDDRKRLEDRAKRLLKKEAHVEYPHSKTLRNISNVRIKSQEDNKIVVRCNFTTYRTKRDVIDTFIGVQDYHLIVENDALKIQEKKVTLQLDSLRPHGKISLIL, from the coding sequence ATGACGAAAACTCGCGCGGAAATCGAAGCATTTTTATATCATGAAAATGAATTGCTAGACGAATGGAAATTAGAAGAGTGGGCTGCATTATTTACGGATACCGGAAGTTATCTGATTCCACCGCTTAAAAATCCAACAGCAAATCCGGCAACATCATTATTTTACGTCCATGACGATCGTAAGAGATTGGAAGATAGAGCAAAAAGATTATTGAAAAAAGAAGCGCATGTTGAATATCCGCATTCCAAAACGTTGCGTAACATTAGCAACGTCAGAATTAAAAGCCAGGAAGACAATAAAATTGTTGTAAGGTGTAATTTTACTACTTACAGAACAAAACGTGATGTGATTGATACTTTTATAGGTGTTCAAGATTATCATTTAATTGTTGAAAATGATGCGCTTAAAATCCAAGAAAAGAAAGTAACACTACAACTAGATAGCTTACGGCCACATGGAAAAATAAGCCTTATATTATGA
- a CDS encoding NAD(P)/FAD-dependent oxidoreductase — protein sequence MNYQSEVVDMTIIGGGPVGLFTAFYAGMRQASVKIIESLPQLGGQLSALYPEKYIYDIAGFPKISAQDLVDRLTEQMHQFDPIICTGQSVEVVEKEGDIFKITTSKEIHYSKTIIITAGNGAFQPRKMNIESEEKFADKNLHYFVQDLQQFADKKVVLFGGGDSAVDWALMLEPIAEKVTLIHRRDKFRAHEHSVELLKQSNVEILTPYVPVELVGDERIEKVIVKETRGEETLEIEADDVLVNYGFVSSLGPIKNWGLEIDKNSIVVNSKMETNIEGIYATGDICTYDGKVKLIATGFGESPIAVSNAKVYIDPTARVQTQHSTTLMESKEFKKKTTKAKETVGIS from the coding sequence ATGAATTATCAGTCTGAAGTCGTTGATATGACGATTATCGGTGGCGGGCCTGTTGGGTTATTTACTGCATTTTATGCGGGAATGCGGCAGGCATCAGTGAAAATCATTGAAAGTCTTCCCCAATTAGGTGGGCAACTGTCAGCACTCTATCCTGAAAAATACATTTATGATATTGCTGGGTTTCCAAAGATTAGTGCGCAAGACCTTGTTGACCGACTCACTGAACAAATGCATCAGTTTGATCCAATCATTTGTACGGGACAGTCTGTAGAGGTTGTTGAGAAAGAAGGCGATATTTTTAAAATCACAACGAGCAAAGAAATCCATTACTCCAAAACGATTATTATTACAGCAGGTAATGGGGCATTTCAACCTCGTAAAATGAATATCGAAAGTGAAGAGAAGTTTGCGGATAAAAACCTTCATTACTTCGTTCAAGATTTACAGCAGTTTGCCGACAAAAAAGTCGTTCTTTTTGGCGGGGGAGATTCGGCAGTGGATTGGGCGTTAATGCTTGAGCCTATTGCAGAGAAAGTTACGTTAATTCATAGAAGAGATAAATTCCGTGCACATGAGCATAGTGTTGAGTTGCTAAAACAGTCGAATGTAGAGATATTGACTCCATACGTTCCGGTTGAGTTAGTGGGTGATGAACGAATCGAAAAAGTCATCGTCAAAGAAACGAGAGGCGAGGAAACTTTAGAAATTGAAGCAGACGATGTACTCGTCAATTATGGCTTTGTTTCATCGCTTGGACCAATAAAAAATTGGGGATTAGAAATCGATAAAAACTCCATTGTTGTTAATTCAAAGATGGAAACGAATATTGAAGGGATCTATGCGACTGGAGACATTTGCACGTATGACGGCAAAGTGAAGTTGATTGCTACTGGATTTGGGGAGTCACCAATCGCTGTTAGTAATGCAAAGGTTTATATAGATCCAACAGCCCGCGTGCAGACACAGCATAGTACGACGCTCATGGAGAGTAAAGAATTTAAAAAGAAAACAACGAAAGCGAAAGAAACTGTAGGCATCTCATAA
- a CDS encoding ferredoxin yields MAKYTIVDQDTCIACGACAIAAPDLFDYDDEGISFGLLDNNKGITPVVDEEMIDELEDAYESCPSNSIQMSDEPFSSEKEEAS; encoded by the coding sequence ATGGCAAAGTACACAATAGTTGACCAGGATACATGTATTGCTTGCGGTGCATGTGCAATTGCCGCGCCGGATTTATTCGATTATGACGATGAGGGCATTTCCTTTGGACTTCTGGATAATAACAAAGGAATTACGCCTGTAGTAGATGAAGAAATGATTGACGAATTAGAAGATGCTTATGAAAGCTGTCCATCTAATTCAATTCAAATGTCTGATGAACCTTTTAGTAGTGAAAAAGAGGAAGCTAGTTAA
- a CDS encoding aldehyde dehydrogenase, whose product MVTKTKVQAIDCRHFIGGQYVEIEEGKSFENINPATEEVLGLVAEGGKAEVDLAVKAARKALKGPWKDATLEERSKILRKVGDLILERQEELARLECLDTGKPLSLTNTIDIPRAAYNFHHFADYIISVGTEAYQQEDRNALHYSVRKPVGVVGIIKPWNLPLLLLTWKLAPALGMGNTAVIKPAEWTPMTATVLMEILKDAGVPDGVVNLVHGFGPNSAGGAISEHPDVDAISFIGEPSTGSAIMKAGAATLKKLSFELGGKNPNIIFADADLDEVVETTIRSSFINQGQVCLCGSRIYVERPAYEAFLEKFVAKTKELTVGKPFEEGTNVGSLVSKEHYERVLSYVEIAREEGGTFLTGGNRPKGLEKGYYLEPTIITGLDRNSRCVREEIFGPVVTVVPFDTEEEVIEQANDTHYGLSASIWTNDVRRAHRVAHQIEAGMVWVNTWFLRDLRTPFGGMKHSGIGRTGGMHSIDFYSELSNITIKL is encoded by the coding sequence ATGGTTACGAAAACAAAAGTGCAAGCAATCGACTGCCGTCATTTTATTGGTGGACAGTATGTGGAAATAGAGGAAGGAAAAAGCTTTGAAAATATAAACCCAGCTACGGAAGAAGTTCTTGGACTTGTCGCAGAAGGTGGAAAAGCAGAAGTAGATCTTGCGGTTAAAGCTGCTCGAAAAGCACTTAAAGGACCTTGGAAAGATGCAACGCTTGAAGAACGGTCCAAAATTCTTCGTAAAGTCGGGGATTTAATTCTAGAAAGACAGGAAGAATTAGCACGTCTTGAGTGTTTGGATACTGGGAAACCTCTTTCGCTAACGAACACAATTGATATACCGAGGGCTGCTTATAACTTCCACCATTTTGCAGATTACATTATTTCAGTTGGAACAGAAGCTTATCAACAGGAAGATCGAAATGCTTTACATTATTCAGTACGCAAGCCAGTAGGGGTTGTCGGCATTATTAAACCGTGGAACTTGCCGTTGCTACTTTTAACTTGGAAATTAGCTCCTGCTTTAGGAATGGGAAACACAGCGGTTATTAAACCAGCTGAGTGGACACCGATGACGGCAACTGTCCTGATGGAAATTCTTAAAGACGCGGGTGTTCCGGACGGAGTTGTAAACCTTGTTCATGGATTTGGTCCAAATTCGGCAGGTGGCGCGATTTCTGAACATCCGGACGTCGATGCAATTTCCTTCATTGGTGAGCCAAGTACGGGTTCTGCAATTATGAAAGCAGGCGCAGCTACGCTGAAAAAGCTTTCCTTTGAACTAGGTGGTAAAAATCCAAACATTATCTTTGCAGATGCGGATTTAGATGAGGTTGTTGAGACAACAATCAGATCCAGTTTTATTAACCAAGGTCAAGTGTGCCTATGTGGCTCCCGTATTTATGTAGAGAGACCTGCTTATGAGGCATTTTTAGAGAAGTTTGTTGCAAAAACAAAAGAATTAACAGTTGGTAAACCTTTTGAAGAAGGTACAAACGTTGGCTCACTCGTCAGTAAAGAACATTATGAGCGTGTACTTAGCTACGTAGAAATTGCACGTGAAGAAGGCGGTACATTCTTAACGGGCGGCAATCGTCCAAAAGGATTGGAAAAAGGATACTACTTAGAACCAACGATTATTACTGGATTAGATCGCAACTCTCGTTGTGTAAGAGAAGAAATTTTCGGGCCAGTTGTAACTGTTGTTCCTTTTGATACAGAAGAAGAAGTGATCGAGCAAGCGAATGATACACATTACGGCCTAAGTGCATCCATCTGGACGAATGATGTCAGACGTGCACATCGTGTCGCACATCAAATTGAAGCTGGAATGGTTTGGGTAAATACATGGTTCCTACGAGATTTAAGAACACCATTTGGTGGGATGAAACATAGCGGAATTGGTAGAACTGGTGGCATGCACAGCATTGATTTCTATTCCGAGTTATCGAATATTACGATTAAGTTGTAA
- a CDS encoding 2-keto-4-pentenoate hydratase, producing MTTAVANKFKVLAKQLLVAEETLIGTSPLTSEDQNLTVEEAYAIQLENIERKVAQGQTIVGKKIGLTSKAMQDLLGVDEPDYGHLLDSMVVENGNAVPKDKVLQPRVEGEIAFVLKEDLKGPNVTTLDVLQATDYILPAIEVVDSRVKDWKIKLEDTIADNASSAFYALGGKPVKIEDVDLELVGMVLLKNGKLVNTGVGAAALGNPAQCVAWLANRLADFDIPLRKGEVILSGALSAAVDAEEGDTFTARFAHLGEVSIHF from the coding sequence ATGACAACAGCAGTAGCAAATAAATTCAAAGTATTAGCGAAACAATTACTTGTAGCAGAAGAGACGCTCATCGGTACATCGCCGTTAACTTCTGAAGATCAGAATTTAACGGTGGAAGAAGCTTATGCGATTCAACTTGAGAATATTGAACGAAAGGTAGCACAAGGACAGACGATTGTTGGGAAGAAAATTGGCTTAACTTCAAAAGCGATGCAAGACTTGCTTGGGGTTGATGAACCGGATTATGGACATCTACTAGATAGCATGGTTGTCGAAAATGGAAATGCGGTTCCAAAAGACAAAGTTCTCCAACCGAGAGTGGAAGGCGAAATTGCATTCGTCTTAAAAGAGGACTTAAAAGGACCGAATGTGACGACGTTAGACGTATTGCAAGCAACAGATTATATTTTGCCGGCAATTGAAGTCGTAGATAGTAGAGTGAAAGACTGGAAGATTAAATTAGAAGATACAATTGCTGACAATGCATCTTCTGCGTTCTATGCGCTTGGCGGCAAGCCAGTAAAAATAGAAGATGTCGATCTAGAATTAGTCGGCATGGTACTGCTTAAAAATGGCAAGCTCGTGAATACAGGTGTTGGCGCGGCCGCCCTTGGGAATCCTGCACAATGTGTCGCTTGGCTCGCGAACCGATTGGCAGATTTCGATATTCCGCTACGTAAGGGTGAAGTCATCTTATCAGGTGCGCTTTCCGCAGCAGTAGATGCAGAAGAAGGAGATACATTTACAGCAAGATTTGCACATCTAGGTGAAGTTAGCATTCACTTTTAA
- a CDS encoding acetaldehyde dehydrogenase (acetylating), with amino-acid sequence MRKLKVAILGSGNIGTDLMMKLSRSTVLELTAVIGIDPESDGLKKAQELGYVAINTGIEGFLARPKLADIIFDATSAKAHIHHAKLLKEAGKKVLDLTPAAIGPIVVPPVNMHDHLDADNINLITCGGQATIPIVHAIHQVQPVDYAEIVATISSKSAGPGTRANIDEFTETTARGIEEVGGAKEGKAIIILNPAEPPILMRDTIHVSVEGKAKKEEIVASIKAMEKEVQAYVPGYRIRQEPIIDGSSVTVFVEVEGAGDYLPVYSGNLDIMTAASVKVAEEWAKHQVSSVVG; translated from the coding sequence ATGCGTAAATTAAAAGTGGCAATCTTAGGTTCCGGGAATATTGGAACGGATTTAATGATGAAGTTAAGCAGATCGACAGTGCTCGAATTAACGGCAGTTATTGGCATTGACCCTGAGTCAGATGGTTTGAAAAAAGCACAAGAGTTGGGGTATGTCGCCATTAATACTGGAATAGAAGGTTTTTTAGCAAGACCTAAGTTGGCGGATATCATTTTCGATGCGACATCTGCAAAAGCGCATATCCATCATGCAAAATTATTAAAGGAAGCAGGTAAGAAAGTGTTAGATTTAACACCTGCAGCTATAGGACCAATCGTCGTTCCACCTGTAAATATGCATGACCATTTAGATGCTGACAACATTAACTTAATAACTTGTGGAGGGCAAGCAACAATTCCTATCGTACATGCAATTCATCAAGTACAACCTGTTGATTATGCAGAAATTGTTGCAACGATTTCCAGTAAGAGTGCAGGCCCTGGTACGAGAGCTAATATTGATGAGTTTACAGAAACAACAGCGCGCGGAATTGAAGAAGTTGGCGGTGCAAAGGAAGGTAAAGCGATTATTATCTTAAACCCAGCGGAACCACCTATTTTAATGCGAGATACGATTCATGTTTCAGTAGAAGGTAAAGCGAAAAAAGAGGAAATCGTTGCATCGATTAAAGCGATGGAAAAAGAAGTTCAAGCGTATGTACCAGGTTATCGAATCCGACAAGAGCCAATTATTGACGGTTCATCTGTCACAGTATTTGTCGAAGTAGAAGGTGCAGGTGATTATTTGCCTGTTTATTCCGGCAACCTCGATATTATGACTGCGGCATCAGTCAAAGTGGCTGAAGAATGGGCGAAACATCAAGTTTCCAGTGTAGTTGGATGA
- the dmpG gene encoding 4-hydroxy-2-oxovalerate aldolase: MAEKRDVLITEVALRDGSHAIRHQFTVEQVTQVAKALDDANVPYIEVSHGDGLGGSSLQYGLSLTDEMKLIEAATSVVEQAKIAVLLIPGIGTMSHLKEAAKLGAKMVRVATHVTEADVSEQHIALAKELGMETIGFLMMSHMASPEKIVEQAKLMESYGADAVYVVDSAGALLPEQVRDRIRALKANLSIDIGFHAHNNLSLAMANTLVAIEEGANRIDGSIRCLGAGAGNTQTEVAVAVLDKMNIQTGIDVYKMMDIAEELVAPILEKPQEITRDGLVLGYAGVYSSFLLHAQRAAERFGIDSRSILVELGKRQVVGGQEDMIMDVAAELANQKVEIGV, encoded by the coding sequence ATGGCAGAAAAGCGTGATGTACTTATTACAGAAGTGGCTTTAAGAGATGGAAGCCATGCGATCCGACATCAATTTACTGTAGAACAAGTGACCCAAGTAGCAAAAGCATTAGACGATGCGAACGTACCTTACATTGAAGTTTCTCATGGTGATGGGTTAGGCGGCTCATCCTTGCAATATGGCTTGTCCTTAACAGACGAGATGAAACTAATCGAAGCGGCGACTTCCGTTGTAGAACAAGCAAAAATAGCTGTTCTATTAATCCCGGGTATCGGCACGATGTCCCACTTAAAAGAAGCTGCAAAACTCGGTGCCAAAATGGTACGAGTCGCAACCCATGTTACAGAAGCCGATGTATCCGAGCAGCATATCGCATTAGCGAAAGAATTAGGTATGGAAACAATCGGATTTTTAATGATGTCCCATATGGCCAGTCCAGAGAAAATTGTTGAACAAGCAAAACTTATGGAAAGCTACGGGGCAGATGCGGTGTATGTCGTTGATTCAGCAGGAGCATTATTGCCGGAGCAAGTGAGAGACAGAATCCGCGCATTAAAAGCAAACTTATCGATTGATATCGGTTTTCATGCACATAACAACTTATCATTGGCGATGGCGAATACACTCGTTGCGATTGAAGAAGGCGCAAACCGAATCGATGGAAGTATCCGATGTTTAGGCGCAGGCGCTGGAAACACGCAAACAGAGGTAGCAGTTGCAGTACTGGATAAGATGAATATTCAAACAGGAATAGATGTTTACAAGATGATGGATATTGCAGAAGAATTAGTTGCACCAATTTTAGAAAAACCACAAGAAATTACGAGAGATGGCTTGGTATTAGGTTATGCAGGCGTCTATTCAAGTTTCTTGCTACATGCACAAAGAGCAGCCGAAAGGTTTGGCATTGATTCGCGGTCAATTTTAGTAGAACTTGGCAAACGTCAAGTCGTCGGTGGTCAAGAAGATATGATCATGGATGTGGCCGCAGAGCTCGCAAATCAAAAAGTCGAAATTGGTGTATAG
- a CDS encoding 2-keto-4-pentenoate hydratase codes for MEATFAKEIAQYLVAGEVEKREVTKVTAELKPDLTVEEGYLVQQELVAMKLAEGRKIVGPKMGLTSQAKMQQMDVDEPIYGYVFDYMLIENGGKVSLSDLIHPKVEAEIAFVIGEDIEGPGITGAQVLAKTESVLPALEIIDSRYENFNFTLPDVVADNASTSRVVFGTTIKSPEQFELDLVGATLSINGEIKELGAGAAVLGHPANAIAMLANMLAKKGDKIRKGDVILSGALTGAVLLEEGDVVSGKFDGLGEVSFIVTE; via the coding sequence ATGGAAGCAACATTTGCAAAAGAGATTGCACAATATTTAGTAGCTGGAGAAGTAGAAAAACGAGAAGTTACAAAAGTAACTGCAGAATTGAAGCCAGATTTAACAGTAGAAGAAGGGTATCTTGTCCAACAAGAACTCGTTGCAATGAAACTTGCGGAAGGACGTAAAATCGTTGGTCCGAAGATGGGATTGACAAGCCAAGCAAAAATGCAACAGATGGATGTAGATGAGCCAATTTATGGATACGTTTTCGACTATATGTTAATTGAGAACGGCGGAAAGGTTTCTTTAAGTGATTTAATTCATCCGAAAGTAGAAGCAGAAATTGCGTTTGTTATCGGCGAAGACATTGAAGGACCTGGTATTACAGGTGCACAAGTGCTCGCGAAAACGGAGTCAGTTTTGCCGGCACTGGAGATTATTGACAGCCGTTATGAAAACTTTAATTTCACATTACCCGACGTAGTAGCGGATAACGCTTCTACATCGAGAGTTGTATTTGGAACTACAATCAAAAGTCCAGAGCAATTTGAACTCGATTTAGTCGGAGCAACATTATCGATTAATGGAGAAATCAAAGAGCTTGGTGCAGGTGCAGCTGTTCTCGGTCACCCGGCTAATGCCATCGCAATGCTTGCGAATATGCTCGCGAAAAAAGGCGATAAAATCCGTAAAGGTGATGTCATTTTATCGGGTGCCTTAACGGGAGCGGTGTTACTTGAAGAAGGCGACGTCGTTAGCGGTAAGTTCGACGGACTTGGAGAAGTTTCATTTATAGTAACAGAATAA
- a CDS encoding 4-oxalocrotonate tautomerase yields MPIIHVNLLEGRPKEKVAEVIENVTKAVSETLDSPVENVRVIVTEVAKTHWGKAGEPISRE; encoded by the coding sequence ATGCCAATTATTCACGTCAATCTTCTCGAAGGAAGACCAAAAGAAAAAGTTGCTGAAGTGATTGAAAATGTAACAAAAGCAGTTTCAGAAACATTGGATTCACCTGTTGAAAACGTCCGAGTCATCGTCACAGAAGTAGCAAAAACCCATTGGGGCAAAGCAGGAGAACCTATTTCAAGGGAATGA